A portion of the Podospora pseudoanserina strain CBS 124.78 chromosome 2, whole genome shotgun sequence genome contains these proteins:
- a CDS encoding hypothetical protein (EggNog:ENOG503P198) — translation MAAVSQTTTAFSPTAAHDTGYPWDLAVPDEAENDLHDGKRLVHNENAYSSHRQPLAPQNGNSTLHSTATGLDSISRKYANGDAGSDMTAYATQNHHKQSKPRSIQDHPSSLESTEAFDSDTRGNGSDGLQRTGPRDSTPPIGQEDNSKWIHRDKLARIESEELQAAGIFLPRQRDRARSKSQNRTRRDQSQDKLNGSGRSIGGTDNASRSRKNSGATTTEPKTPDLNAIPSWDLRRPEEIVEEGDGYWVSTGSGKNTSKIPVAKVSPVPIPSEHIERDTLLARKRDGSPGEDSISYSRNRGRSGSNATSLGKPTPSEGTAQSTSQPNKRTDPSPKKPAGIRKPKAANGAAGRPKTRGGPSKDSTSSGTRPSTRSAEREFSSSSKPMEGEPPWMISAYRPDPRLPPDQQLLPTVAKRLAQERMEREGKFGNVYDREFRPLTDEGFLKPPENIAGQEERDPEKEAQDEEQGDWPLRPEVRSPTLGGRASSYSTMPKISDKPTMSPLPSPRTPGPQPQTQPQPLSTVKVPEPPEEDPAPKKGGCGCCIVM, via the exons ATGGCGGCAGTGTCgcagacgacgacggcatTCTCACCTACTGCTGCCCATGACACTGGCTATCCGTGGGACCTTGCTGTGCCGGACGAAGCAGAG AACGACCTTCACGACGGCAAGCGGCTTGTACATAACGAAAACGCCTACTCATCCCACCGACAGCCACTGGCCCCTCAGAATGGTAATTCTACTCTGCACTCTACCGCCACGGGCCTAGACTCGATTTCGCGAAAGTACGCCAACGGAGACGCTGGTTCCGATATGACTGCTTATGccacccaaaaccaccacaagCAATCGAAACCCCGGAGTATTCAGGACCACCCCAGCTCTCTGGAGAGCACGGAAGCATTTGATAGCGACACGAGAGGGAATGGATCCGATGGTTTGCAGAGAACGGGGCCGAGGGACAGCACGCCGCCGATAGGACAAGAGGACAATTCGAAATGGATTCATCGGGACAAGTTGGCTCGGATTGAAAGTGAAGAGTTGCAAGCTGCTGGTATCTTTTTGCCACGCCAAAGGGACAGGGCAAGGTCAAAGAGTCAAAACAGGACACGGAGGGATCAGAGTCAGGACAAGCTGAACGGTTCGGGGAGGTCGATTGGTGGTACGGATAATGCCTCGAGATCTAGGAAAAACTCGGGGGCAACAACGACAGAACCCAAGACTCCAGATCTCAACGCGATTCCTAGTTGGGATCTTAGACGTCCAGAGGAAATTGTGGAAGAGGGTGACGGATATTGGGTGTCGACGGGTAGCGGCAAAAACACTTCGAAAATCCCCGTGGCAAAGGTCAGCCCGGTGCCCATTCCCAGCGAGCATATCGAACGAGACACTCTCTTGGCCAGGAAACGCGACGGTAGTCCCGGCGAGGACTCGATATCTTACTCCAGAAACCGAGGCAGAAGCGGTAGTAACGCAACCTCGCTTGGCAAACCGACACCGAGCGAGGGGACTGCTCAATCCACTAGCCAGCCGAACAAGAGAACCGATCCATCTCCCAAGAAGCCTGCCGGGATTAGAAAACCAAAGGCTGCGAATGGGGCTGCCGGACGTCCCAAGACAAGAGGTGGGCCTAGTAAGGACTCGACTAGTAGCGGGACACGGCCATCCACGAGGTCTGCTGAGAGGGAGTTTTCCAGCAGTAGCAAGCCGATGGAAGGAGAACCACCCTGGATGATCTCTGCGTACCGGCCTGATCCTCGCTTGCCTCCGGACCAACAACTCTTGCCAACCGTAGCCAAGCGGCTAGCTCAAGAGAGGATGGAACGAGAGGGCAAGTTTGGAAATGTCTACGACAGAGAGTTTAGGCCACTCACCGACGAAGGGTTCTTGAAACCTCCAGAGAACATCGCGGGACAAGAGGAGAGGGATCCTGAAAAAGAAGCGCAGGATGAGGAGCAGGGTGACTGGCCGTTAAGGCCAGAAGTGAGGAGCCCTACGCTTGGAGGAAGAGCGAGCTCATATTCAACAATGCCCAAGATCTCAGACAAACCAACCATGAGTCCTCTACCAAGCCCACGGACGCCAGGACCACAACCACAGACCCAGCCTCAGCCGTTGTCGACAGTCAAGGTACCAGAACCCCCTGAGGAGGATCCAGCACCAAAGAAGGGTGGTTGCGGCTGTTGCATTGTCATGTAG